One part of the Anaeromyxobacter sp. Fw109-5 genome encodes these proteins:
- a CDS encoding right-handed parallel beta-helix repeat-containing protein — MRSPRSVPAGRGAHRAAALAFAAVLHVAAAAGAAPALSPAASRANLYVAPGGSDSSPGTAEQPFATLERARAAVRSLRSSGLPEGGVTVWLRGGVYERSSTFSLGPADSGTAESPITYRAYPGETVRLLGGKVLPPSSWSVVLSSDARWARIGAAGRGHVFKVSLAALGIRDFGAYATRGGAWGQNSPDATFAAELFLDGLPQTVARFPNAGASGRGIKGGQLVSSGGSIDTVTWSGGSLPGSLDAAIARGEAYCTGVPNGYSGLTARIVRKSGGTLTIRRDDGQGFYYPFAANNPFFVQNVLEELDSPGEYWLDTTSGELYYWPPAALTAREAVVSVMTTPLVTFDGASHVTLDGLVLEAGRSDLVRVTRGAYDVVKGCALRNAGRTAVRIGAGTSNNGVLGGEIAHPGDHGVYLDGSGNYVRNADIHHTTRLAVNQYWPAVYLFGDGNRVANNAIHDGQDQAVWLHGSNHVVEKNEIYGMNWYSNESGAVYANQRLGHGTGNVIQHNYIHDIQNWWAVHGVGVADNAGIFLDDSWSDATVQGNVIRNVTHYGIHHGGGARAGARVIVQDNIIESCGNQYPLPSKGAYVAANLPGPNPTGAMFRRNLIGLNNAGGRAWEGVDGWADLIVPHFADYSGNVGNYYQGGVNGVDPRWVDPRDPRKGLQPTSPAWSIPGWQPIPFQEIGIRR, encoded by the coding sequence GTGAGGTCGCCCAGGAGCGTTCCAGCGGGTCGCGGCGCCCATCGCGCCGCCGCCCTCGCGTTCGCGGCGGTCCTCCACGTCGCCGCCGCCGCGGGCGCGGCGCCAGCGCTCTCCCCGGCGGCGAGCCGGGCCAACCTGTACGTGGCGCCGGGCGGGAGCGACTCGAGCCCGGGGACGGCGGAGCAGCCGTTCGCGACGCTCGAGCGCGCGCGGGCGGCGGTGCGATCCCTGAGATCCTCGGGGCTGCCGGAGGGCGGGGTGACGGTGTGGCTGCGGGGCGGGGTCTACGAGCGCTCGTCCACGTTCTCGCTGGGCCCGGCGGACTCGGGCACCGCGGAGAGCCCGATCACGTACCGGGCGTACCCCGGGGAGACGGTGAGGCTGCTGGGCGGGAAGGTGCTCCCGCCGTCATCGTGGAGCGTGGTGCTCTCGAGCGACGCGCGCTGGGCGCGCATCGGCGCGGCGGGGCGAGGCCACGTCTTCAAGGTCTCGCTGGCCGCGCTGGGCATCCGCGACTTCGGGGCGTACGCGACGCGCGGCGGGGCGTGGGGGCAGAACAGCCCGGACGCGACGTTCGCGGCGGAGCTGTTCCTCGACGGCCTCCCGCAGACGGTCGCGCGGTTCCCGAACGCCGGCGCGAGCGGGAGAGGGATCAAGGGCGGACAGCTCGTGTCCTCGGGCGGCAGCATCGACACCGTGACGTGGTCGGGTGGCAGCCTCCCGGGCAGCCTCGACGCAGCCATCGCGCGCGGGGAGGCGTATTGCACGGGCGTCCCGAACGGCTACTCGGGCCTGACGGCACGCATCGTCCGCAAGTCGGGCGGCACGCTGACCATCCGCCGCGACGACGGGCAGGGGTTCTACTATCCGTTCGCGGCGAACAACCCGTTCTTCGTGCAGAACGTGCTCGAGGAGCTGGACAGCCCGGGCGAGTACTGGCTCGACACGACCAGCGGGGAGCTCTACTACTGGCCACCCGCGGCGCTCACCGCGCGTGAGGCGGTCGTCTCGGTGATGACGACGCCGCTCGTGACCTTCGACGGGGCGTCGCACGTGACGCTCGACGGGCTCGTGCTCGAGGCGGGGCGCAGCGACCTCGTCCGCGTGACGCGCGGCGCGTACGACGTCGTGAAGGGCTGCGCGCTGCGGAACGCCGGAAGGACGGCGGTCCGGATCGGCGCCGGCACGAGCAACAACGGCGTGCTCGGCGGCGAGATCGCTCACCCCGGCGATCACGGCGTGTACCTGGACGGCTCGGGCAACTACGTCCGGAACGCGGACATCCACCACACCACGCGGCTGGCGGTGAACCAGTACTGGCCGGCGGTGTACCTGTTCGGCGACGGCAACCGGGTGGCGAACAACGCGATCCACGACGGCCAGGACCAGGCCGTGTGGCTCCACGGGAGCAACCACGTCGTCGAGAAGAACGAGATCTACGGCATGAACTGGTACTCCAACGAGTCCGGCGCGGTGTACGCCAACCAGCGGCTCGGGCACGGGACGGGGAACGTCATCCAGCACAACTACATCCACGACATCCAGAACTGGTGGGCGGTCCATGGCGTCGGCGTCGCAGACAACGCGGGGATCTTCCTGGACGACTCGTGGAGCGACGCCACCGTGCAAGGGAACGTCATCCGCAACGTGACGCACTACGGGATCCACCACGGCGGCGGGGCGCGCGCCGGCGCCAGGGTCATCGTCCAGGACAACATCATCGAGAGCTGCGGGAACCAGTACCCGCTGCCGAGCAAGGGCGCGTACGTCGCCGCCAACCTCCCCGGCCCGAACCCCACGGGCGCGATGTTCCGGCGGAACCTCATCGGCCTGAACAACGCGGGCGGTCGCGCCTGGGAGGGCGTCGACGGCTGGGCGGACCTCATCGTCCCTCACTTCGCCGACTACTCCGGCAACGTCGGGAACTACTACCAGGGAGGCGTCAACGGGGTCGATCCGCGCTGGGTCGATCCCCGGGACCCGCGCAAGGGCCTGCAGCCCACCTCGCCGGCCTGGTCCATCCCCGGCTGGCAGCCCATCCCGTTCCAGGAGATCGGCATCCGCCGCTGA
- a CDS encoding class I SAM-dependent methyltransferase translates to MNRYAATSPVGRLFLIPYRAYYATSYFLPQLSRIPRWLLTSRETGNFQYDVTEDNKQYAAHIVALVSGVGWDSANAFGREFEEEALVRLREHVARLGPSSPNRASTDSSVKPGRRLLYYTLVRALAPRLVVEAGTASGLGTCILASALDRNRGDGHPGSLVSIDLDPSSGWLLRDRYAAAARMRVGNVLDVLSELEPSSVDLYVHDTSADPALEAAEFGLLREKLAPGAVVLSVWHTHALMQLAQETGRRYVMFWSEPLRHWYPGSKLGIAFSAPAPAEGRR, encoded by the coding sequence GTGAATCGTTACGCCGCCACTTCTCCCGTCGGGCGATTGTTCCTGATTCCGTATCGGGCGTACTACGCCACCTCGTACTTCCTGCCCCAGCTGTCGAGGATCCCCAGGTGGCTGCTCACGTCCCGTGAGACCGGCAACTTCCAATACGACGTGACGGAGGACAACAAGCAGTACGCGGCGCACATCGTGGCGCTGGTGTCGGGCGTCGGGTGGGACTCGGCGAACGCGTTCGGCCGGGAGTTCGAGGAGGAAGCGCTCGTCCGTCTCCGCGAGCACGTCGCCCGGCTCGGCCCTTCGAGCCCGAACCGCGCGTCCACCGACTCGAGCGTCAAGCCGGGCCGGCGGCTGCTGTATTACACGCTCGTTCGCGCGCTCGCGCCGAGGCTCGTCGTGGAGGCGGGGACGGCGAGCGGGCTGGGCACCTGCATCCTCGCCTCGGCGCTCGACCGGAACCGCGGCGACGGCCATCCTGGAAGCCTCGTCTCGATCGATCTGGATCCGAGCTCAGGCTGGCTGCTCCGCGATCGCTACGCGGCCGCCGCCAGGATGCGCGTGGGGAACGTCCTGGACGTGCTGTCGGAGCTCGAGCCCTCCTCGGTCGACCTCTACGTCCACGACACCAGCGCCGACCCTGCCCTCGAGGCTGCCGAGTTCGGCCTGCTGCGCGAGAAGCTCGCCCCGGGGGCGGTGGTGCTGAGCGTCTGGCACACGCATGCGCTCATGCAGCTCGCGCAGGAGACGGGCCGCAGGTACGTGATGTTCTGGTCCGAGCCCCTCCGCCACTGGTACCCGGGGTCGAAGCTGGGCATCGCGTTCAGCGCGCCGGCGCCGGCCGAGGGACGTAGGTGA
- a CDS encoding flippase: MPMEPDGARAALPAWLPRSFRTSLEARPTLARVLGNVGWLVGERFATLAASFVITVWFVRYLGPERYGLFSYAVSLAAVFGIAADLGLDTIIVRELTRAPDADGEILGTTLFMRSAGALLAWAGAVVTVFLLRDDWVTRAMVTVLALGCFGVAANVFELWFQSRIAARKVVVARTAIFLVSALVRCALIVLAASLLPFAALQAATVLITASALFWLYRRARRVAKVRLAISGALARRMVADAWPLFVWHLSIILYMKIDQVMLTAMSGERENGIYAVAVTLSEVWYFLPVAVAATLFPLIVKAHDELDATEFEARMQAFYDGMAALGYAIAVPIMLLAGPIVRLLYGQEYERSASVLVVHAASFVFVCLGVARSRFLLAANLTRFTMFTGVFAALLNIGLNLVLIPPLGAYGAAWSTLVSYAVANYLTGFLYGGVRRQSWLVTRALVVPLRPRALVSMLTGWQPRTAPQIVLGVTEQRPPKP; this comes from the coding sequence ATGCCAATGGAACCGGACGGGGCGCGGGCGGCGTTGCCGGCGTGGCTCCCGCGATCGTTCCGGACGTCGCTCGAGGCGCGGCCGACGCTCGCCCGCGTCCTCGGGAACGTCGGCTGGCTCGTCGGCGAGCGCTTCGCCACCCTCGCGGCGAGCTTCGTCATCACGGTCTGGTTCGTGCGTTACCTCGGGCCGGAGCGGTACGGGCTCTTCAGCTACGCCGTGAGCCTGGCGGCGGTGTTCGGGATCGCCGCCGATCTGGGGCTCGACACGATCATCGTGCGCGAGCTGACCCGCGCGCCCGACGCGGACGGCGAGATCCTCGGGACGACGCTCTTCATGCGGAGCGCGGGCGCGCTCCTCGCCTGGGCCGGGGCGGTCGTCACCGTGTTCCTGCTCCGCGACGACTGGGTCACGCGGGCCATGGTGACGGTCCTCGCCCTCGGCTGCTTCGGCGTGGCGGCGAACGTGTTCGAGCTCTGGTTCCAGTCCCGCATCGCGGCCCGCAAGGTCGTCGTCGCGCGCACCGCGATCTTCCTCGTCTCGGCGCTGGTGCGGTGCGCGCTCATCGTCCTCGCCGCGTCGCTCCTGCCGTTCGCCGCGCTCCAGGCCGCCACGGTCCTCATCACGGCGAGCGCGCTGTTCTGGCTCTACCGGCGGGCGCGGCGCGTCGCGAAGGTGCGCCTGGCCATCAGCGGCGCCCTGGCGAGGAGGATGGTGGCGGACGCGTGGCCGCTGTTCGTCTGGCACCTCTCGATCATCCTGTACATGAAGATCGATCAGGTGATGCTCACGGCGATGTCGGGAGAGCGCGAGAACGGCATCTACGCCGTGGCCGTCACGCTCTCGGAGGTCTGGTACTTCCTCCCCGTCGCGGTCGCCGCGACCTTGTTTCCGCTCATCGTGAAGGCACACGACGAGCTCGACGCGACCGAATTCGAGGCGCGCATGCAGGCCTTCTACGACGGCATGGCGGCGCTGGGGTACGCGATCGCCGTCCCCATCATGCTGCTGGCTGGGCCGATCGTGCGGCTCCTCTACGGGCAGGAGTACGAGCGCTCCGCCTCCGTGCTGGTCGTCCACGCGGCCTCGTTCGTCTTCGTCTGCCTCGGCGTCGCGCGCAGCAGGTTCCTCCTCGCCGCGAACCTGACGCGGTTCACGATGTTCACCGGCGTCTTCGCCGCGCTCCTCAACATCGGGCTCAACCTGGTGCTCATCCCCCCGCTCGGCGCGTACGGGGCGGCGTGGTCGACGCTCGTCTCCTACGCGGTCGCGAACTACCTCACGGGCTTCCTGTACGGGGGGGTGCGCCGGCAGTCGTGGCTCGTCACGCGCGCGCTGGTGGTGCCGCTCCGCCCGCGTGCGCTCGTGAGCATGCTGACCGGCTGGCAGCCCAGGACGGCCCCGCAGATCGTCCTCGGCGTCACGGAGCAACGCCCGCCCAAGCCGTGA
- a CDS encoding glycosyltransferase family 2 protein — protein sequence MPRAEVPLFSILTVTLNGGDGLCRTVASVDEQEHGDYEHLVKDGGSLDGSLERVPGSSRRRVVTAPDSGIYDAMNQALAMSRGRFVLFLNAGDVLATPTALRAAAEALRAAPETELLYCDYFSEERGAVVASPPALSEFFLYRTMLCHQSYLCRSDVYRRLGGFDTSFRIAADYEFLARAVLRGGVRSRYAPLLLARYQGGGFSTRRDSVLRLRQEVRAVRARHLPRSKRLVFGAMYALTLPSLRGRLASHPGLGRVYTGIVNGYYKVAALATKRDRLGDAR from the coding sequence ATGCCTCGAGCGGAAGTTCCACTGTTCAGCATCCTCACCGTCACGCTGAACGGCGGGGACGGGCTGTGCCGAACGGTCGCGTCCGTCGACGAGCAGGAGCACGGCGATTACGAGCACCTCGTGAAGGACGGCGGCTCGCTCGACGGGAGCCTCGAGCGGGTCCCCGGCAGCTCGCGCCGGCGGGTGGTGACGGCGCCGGACTCCGGCATCTACGACGCGATGAACCAGGCGCTCGCGATGAGCCGCGGCCGGTTCGTCCTGTTCCTGAACGCCGGCGACGTGCTCGCGACCCCGACGGCGCTGCGAGCCGCGGCCGAGGCCCTCCGCGCCGCGCCCGAGACCGAGCTGCTCTACTGCGACTACTTCAGCGAGGAGCGGGGGGCGGTGGTCGCCAGCCCGCCGGCCTTGAGCGAGTTCTTCCTCTACCGGACGATGCTCTGCCACCAGTCGTACCTGTGCCGGTCCGACGTGTATCGCCGCCTCGGCGGGTTCGACACGTCCTTCCGCATCGCGGCGGACTACGAGTTCCTCGCCCGAGCGGTGCTGCGCGGCGGCGTCCGCTCGCGCTACGCCCCGCTGCTCCTGGCGCGTTACCAGGGCGGGGGGTTCTCGACTCGCCGGGACAGCGTCCTCCGGCTGCGGCAGGAGGTGCGAGCGGTGCGCGCGCGCCACCTCCCACGCTCCAAGCGCCTCGTGTTCGGCGCGATGTATGCGCTGACGCTCCCTTCGCTCCGGGGGCGTCTCGCGTCGCACCCCGGCCTCGGCCGCGTCTATACGGGGATCGTGAACGGCTACTACAAGGTGGCGGCGCTCGCGACGAAGCGAGACCGGCTAGGGGACGCGCGGTGA